In a genomic window of Octadecabacter temperatus:
- a CDS encoding SURF1 family protein, with amino-acid sequence MRKFLFPLVAGLGGLVVLLYLGFWQMDRLEWKMGIIGEIEARLAADAAPLPDAPTFEEDNYRTVIMQGAATGEEIRFLDSGTVAGTGHRIITAFETVDGRRIMLDQGLLPLYSETGTPFTDEVTVQGNLIWPDDISKQAPQDGEWYARDVPAMAEALGTEPVLVVLYAATQYDERLTPLPVDTRSIKNDHLEYAITWFLLAVVWLAMTSFYTARILRKKDD; translated from the coding sequence ATGCGGAAATTTCTCTTTCCTCTTGTGGCAGGCCTCGGCGGTCTTGTTGTGCTGCTGTATCTCGGCTTCTGGCAAATGGACCGGCTCGAATGGAAGATGGGTATCATCGGGGAAATCGAGGCGCGCCTCGCGGCAGATGCTGCCCCGCTACCAGATGCGCCGACATTTGAAGAAGACAACTACCGCACCGTCATCATGCAAGGTGCGGCTACCGGCGAAGAGATCCGCTTTCTGGATAGCGGCACCGTAGCTGGTACAGGCCACCGCATCATCACCGCTTTTGAAACTGTCGATGGTCGTCGCATCATGCTCGATCAAGGTTTGCTGCCGCTCTATTCCGAAACAGGCACGCCATTCACCGATGAAGTCACAGTGCAGGGTAACCTGATTTGGCCGGATGATATTTCCAAACAAGCCCCGCAAGACGGTGAATGGTACGCGCGTGACGTTCCCGCAATGGCTGAGGCTTTAGGAACGGAACCAGTTCTGGTCGTCCTTTACGCCGCGACCCAGTATGACGAGCGCTTAACGCCGTTGCCAGTGGACACGCGTTCAATCAAGAATGACCATCTTGAATATGCGATCACGTGGTTCTTGCTTGCCGTCGTTTGGCTTGCGATGACTTCCTTCTACACCGCGCGAATTCTGCGCAAGAAAGACGATTGA
- a CDS encoding GNAT family N-acetyltransferase — protein MLRARKKVRLETERLTLRPPIHSDFRAWSALRHESSEFLQPWEPTWASDHLTRKSFTNRVYWAQRSISNGTALPLFIIRRSDDVLLGAITLDHIRRGPAQAGTTGYWIGEPFAREGYMREAIEAVVHYAFTTLDLSRIEAGCLKENAPSRALLEKCGFKYEGVAQAYLQINGRWRNHVLYANLRHDRRGKTDVG, from the coding sequence ATGCTTCGGGCGCGCAAAAAGGTTCGTCTTGAAACCGAACGGTTGACGCTGCGCCCGCCGATCCATTCAGATTTCCGCGCATGGTCCGCGTTACGTCATGAATCATCCGAATTCCTACAGCCGTGGGAGCCCACATGGGCATCCGACCACTTGACCCGTAAAAGTTTCACCAATCGCGTCTACTGGGCGCAACGGTCGATTTCCAATGGCACAGCCTTGCCGTTGTTTATTATTCGGCGTAGCGATGATGTGCTTTTAGGGGCAATCACGCTGGATCATATTAGACGCGGACCTGCACAAGCTGGCACGACAGGTTATTGGATCGGCGAACCTTTTGCACGTGAAGGCTATATGCGTGAGGCGATTGAGGCCGTTGTGCATTACGCATTCACGACGCTCGACCTAAGCCGGATCGAGGCGGGGTGCCTGAAAGAGAATGCGCCGTCGCGCGCATTATTAGAAAAGTGCGGGTTTAAGTACGAGGGCGTGGCGCAGGCGTATTTGCAGATCAACGGGCGCTGGCGAAACCATGTGCTATACGCCAATCTACGTCATGATCGGCGTGGAAAGACGGATGTGGGATGA
- a CDS encoding FAD-binding oxidoreductase produces MALNSADTAFVEKLWAILPEAAFAADPAGFLVEPRGRWIGQGVVVSPASVDEVSALMAACFEASVPVVPYAGGTGLVGGQVVENGPVPVVLSLARMNEIRAVYPDENVIEVDAGVILQDVQSAAEDAGRLFPLSLASEGSARIGGLLATNAGGLNVIRYGNARAQCLGIEAVLADGTIWNGMSRLRKDNTGYDLRDLMIGSEGSLGVITGASLRLMPRPAQEATAMFVVRSPAAAVSLLALAGERLGETISAFELIHRQGFDFLQEAGIDHKRPFEEAPEWSVLMKVGLPEGQSPQDALEALFEAGDGLVSDGVIAQSGQQAQALWDIRETIPEANKRIGSISSHDISVPISCVPEFIDRAPAILAKIGDFRINCFGHLGDGNLHYNVFPPKGRDRSEFVDQRDAIKTAVHDLAHSFGGSVSAEHGIGRLKVKDLETYGDPTKLVMMRAIKDALDPCGIMNPGAVLRAK; encoded by the coding sequence ATGGCATTGAATTCTGCGGATACTGCTTTCGTTGAAAAGTTGTGGGCAATCCTTCCGGAGGCGGCATTCGCAGCTGATCCGGCTGGTTTCTTAGTTGAGCCACGCGGGCGTTGGATTGGGCAAGGCGTTGTTGTGTCGCCTGCGTCAGTCGATGAGGTTTCGGCACTTATGGCGGCGTGCTTTGAGGCCTCGGTTCCGGTGGTTCCGTATGCAGGTGGGACTGGTTTGGTCGGTGGGCAAGTGGTTGAAAACGGGCCTGTGCCGGTTGTTCTGTCGCTGGCGCGGATGAATGAGATTCGGGCGGTTTATCCAGATGAAAATGTGATTGAGGTGGATGCGGGTGTGATTTTGCAGGATGTGCAAAGCGCGGCGGAGGATGCTGGTCGCTTGTTCCCGCTTTCACTCGCCTCAGAAGGGTCAGCGCGTATTGGCGGATTGTTAGCGACCAATGCGGGCGGGTTGAATGTAATCCGGTATGGAAATGCGCGGGCACAGTGTTTGGGCATTGAGGCTGTACTGGCAGACGGCACGATCTGGAACGGGATGAGCCGTCTTCGCAAAGACAACACGGGCTATGATTTGCGCGACTTGATGATCGGTTCGGAAGGATCGTTGGGCGTAATCACGGGCGCGTCCTTGCGTCTTATGCCGCGCCCCGCGCAAGAGGCGACGGCGATGTTTGTTGTGCGCTCGCCAGCCGCCGCCGTTTCACTGTTGGCCTTGGCGGGTGAGCGGCTTGGCGAGACGATTTCAGCGTTCGAGTTGATCCACCGGCAAGGGTTTGATTTCCTTCAGGAGGCCGGGATTGACCATAAGCGCCCCTTTGAGGAGGCGCCTGAATGGTCAGTTTTGATGAAGGTTGGGTTGCCGGAAGGACAATCACCGCAAGACGCGTTAGAAGCGCTGTTTGAGGCGGGGGATGGATTGGTATCAGACGGTGTCATTGCGCAATCTGGTCAGCAGGCGCAGGCGCTTTGGGATATCCGTGAGACCATTCCTGAAGCGAACAAGAGGATCGGGTCGATCTCGTCTCATGATATTTCGGTGCCGATTTCTTGTGTGCCGGAGTTCATTGACCGTGCACCAGCGATCCTTGCTAAGATTGGGGATTTTAGGATCAATTGTTTCGGCCACTTGGGGGACGGGAACCTGCATTACAACGTGTTCCCGCCAAAGGGGCGTGATCGTTCCGAGTTTGTAGATCAACGTGACGCGATCAAGACAGCGGTGCATGATCTGGCGCATTCATTCGGTGGATCGGTCAGTGCGGAACATGGGATTGGGCGCTTGAAGGTCAAAGACCTTGAAACTTACGGCGACCCAACAAAGCTGGTGATGATGCGGGCCATCAAGGATGCGCTCGATCCATGCGGCATTATGAACCCAGGTGCAGTATTACGGGCCAAATAG
- a CDS encoding M16 family metallopeptidase — protein MTVQQHTLSNGFRIVTEQMPGLQSASIGVWVTAGGRHERSDQNGIAHFLEHMAFKGTERRSALQIAEAIEDVGGYINAYTSREMTAYYARVLENDVPLALDVIADILLNPVFDQNEIEVERGVILQEIGQAHDTPDDIIFDWLQEEAFPNQALGRTILGPTERVSSFSRGDLSDFIGEHYGPDQMILSAAGAVNPDELLALAEKLFGHLPPRSEPSAAEAAAFAGGEKRVKKGLEQAHFALAFEGPDYRDPSIYAAQIHAVAMGGGMSSRLFQELRENRGLCYTIFAQAGAYADTGMLTVYAGTSSEQLGELAMLTVDELKRAADDMSSEEVARARAQMKAGMLMGLESPSNRAERLARMVAIWGDVPHIEDTIERIDAVTTGDVRAFGSKLITDAGSAMALYGPIDNAPAFEALKARLVA, from the coding sequence TTGACCGTCCAACAACACACGCTGTCCAACGGATTTCGCATCGTCACAGAGCAAATGCCCGGGCTTCAATCCGCGTCAATTGGCGTTTGGGTCACGGCGGGTGGTCGCCACGAACGTTCGGACCAGAATGGGATTGCCCATTTCCTTGAGCATATGGCGTTCAAGGGAACGGAGCGGCGGTCGGCGTTGCAGATTGCCGAGGCGATTGAAGATGTTGGTGGCTATATCAACGCCTATACCTCGCGCGAGATGACGGCCTATTACGCCCGCGTGTTGGAAAACGATGTGCCACTGGCACTGGATGTTATCGCCGATATTTTGTTGAACCCTGTGTTCGATCAAAACGAAATCGAAGTCGAACGCGGTGTGATTTTGCAAGAGATTGGCCAAGCCCACGACACGCCTGACGACATCATCTTTGACTGGCTTCAGGAAGAGGCGTTCCCGAACCAAGCGTTGGGCCGCACGATTTTGGGCCCGACCGAACGCGTGAGCTCGTTTTCACGCGGTGATCTGTCCGACTTCATTGGCGAACACTACGGACCGGATCAAATGATCCTGTCGGCAGCGGGTGCTGTGAACCCCGATGAGCTGCTCGCATTGGCTGAAAAGTTGTTTGGTCATTTGCCACCACGTTCAGAACCGAGTGCTGCAGAAGCGGCTGCCTTTGCGGGTGGAGAGAAGCGCGTGAAGAAGGGGCTGGAACAAGCCCATTTCGCACTTGCGTTTGAGGGGCCGGACTACCGTGACCCAAGCATTTATGCGGCACAGATCCATGCTGTCGCGATGGGAGGCGGCATGTCATCGCGCCTGTTCCAAGAGCTGCGGGAAAACCGTGGATTGTGTTATACAATATTCGCCCAAGCAGGGGCCTACGCCGACACTGGAATGCTGACGGTTTATGCTGGCACGTCGTCCGAACAATTGGGCGAGCTGGCAATGCTGACTGTGGATGAGTTGAAACGCGCAGCAGACGATATGTCCTCCGAAGAAGTCGCGCGTGCGCGTGCGCAGATGAAAGCGGGCATGCTGATGGGGTTGGAAAGCCCCTCGAACCGTGCCGAACGTCTTGCGCGTATGGTCGCGATTTGGGGCGACGTGCCGCACATCGAGGACACGATTGAACGTATCGATGCAGTGACAACAGGTGATGTGCGCGCCTTCGGGAGCAAGCTGATCACGGACGCCGGAAGCGCGATGGCGCTGTATGGCCCGATTGACAATGCACCTGCGTTTGAGGCTTTGAAGGCGAGGTTGGTTGCCTGA
- the thrC gene encoding threonine synthase, with product MKYVSTRGTAPELTFEDAMMTGLARDGGLYVPDVIPTLSHDDIAEMAGQSYEEIAFTVMRPFIGDTFTDDEFRDLIEAAYAGFNHAARAPLKQLDSNHFLLELFHGPTLAFKDFAMQLIGQMFQASLTRSGKRITIVGATSGDTGSAAIEAFRGLDNVDVFILFPHGRVSEVQRRQMTTPVESNVHALAMDGDFDDCQAALKDMFNDFEFRDGVNLAGVNSINWGRVLAQVVYYFSSAVSLGAPHRKVSFTVPTGNFGDIFAGYIAKRMGLPIDQLVIATNQNDILHRTLETGAQVKEGVTPSISPSMDIQVSSNFERALFEAYERDGAVVAEQMDELKDKGEFTISQGAIDMLRDTFASGRASEDETYATIKTELMLSGELLCPHSAVGVTVAGDHLGETPMITLATAHPAKFPAAVEKATGQHPDLPPHMADLFERDERVTRVPSDLDALQTLIKERIQN from the coding sequence ATGAAATACGTTTCCACCCGTGGCACCGCACCTGAACTGACGTTCGAAGACGCGATGATGACAGGCCTTGCACGCGACGGCGGGCTTTACGTGCCGGACGTGATCCCAACGCTGAGCCATGATGATATCGCTGAGATGGCTGGCCAGTCATATGAGGAAATCGCGTTCACGGTGATGCGTCCGTTTATCGGCGACACGTTCACGGACGACGAATTTCGCGACCTGATTGAGGCAGCTTATGCCGGTTTCAATCACGCCGCTCGCGCGCCGCTGAAACAGCTGGATTCCAACCACTTCTTGCTGGAACTGTTCCACGGCCCGACGCTGGCCTTCAAAGACTTCGCCATGCAGTTGATCGGGCAGATGTTTCAAGCGTCCCTTACACGATCTGGCAAACGCATCACAATCGTTGGCGCCACGTCCGGTGACACGGGTTCCGCCGCGATTGAAGCGTTTCGCGGTCTTGATAACGTCGATGTCTTTATCCTATTTCCGCACGGCCGTGTGTCCGAAGTGCAGCGCCGCCAGATGACCACGCCGGTCGAAAGCAATGTGCACGCCTTGGCGATGGACGGCGATTTCGACGATTGCCAAGCCGCGCTAAAAGACATGTTCAACGATTTCGAATTCCGCGATGGTGTGAACCTTGCTGGTGTGAATTCGATCAACTGGGGCCGCGTATTGGCGCAGGTTGTTTACTACTTCTCTTCTGCGGTTAGCCTTGGTGCACCGCACCGCAAGGTCAGCTTCACCGTGCCAACAGGCAACTTCGGGGACATCTTTGCAGGCTACATTGCCAAACGCATGGGGCTGCCGATTGATCAGCTGGTCATCGCGACAAACCAAAACGACATTTTGCACCGCACGCTGGAAACCGGCGCACAAGTTAAGGAAGGTGTGACACCGTCCATTTCGCCATCCATGGATATTCAGGTGTCGTCCAACTTTGAACGTGCACTGTTTGAAGCCTACGAACGCGATGGCGCTGTTGTGGCCGAGCAAATGGACGAGCTTAAAGACAAGGGCGAATTCACGATTTCCCAAGGTGCTATCGACATGCTGCGCGACACGTTTGCGTCTGGTCGTGCATCCGAGGATGAAACCTATGCAACGATCAAAACCGAGCTGATGCTTTCCGGCGAGTTGCTTTGTCCGCATTCTGCAGTTGGCGTAACTGTAGCGGGTGACCACTTGGGCGAAACGCCGATGATCACATTGGCCACAGCACACCCAGCCAAATTCCCGGCCGCGGTCGAAAAAGCGACAGGCCAACACCCAGACCTGCCACCGCACATGGCCGATCTATTTGAGCGTGACGAGCGTGTAACCCGTGTGCCAAGCGATCTGGACGCACTGCAAACCCTAATCAAAGAGCGGATCCAAAATTGA
- a CDS encoding cytochrome c oxidase subunit 3, whose protein sequence is MAHEKNHDYHILPPSVWPLLTGVSVFVMLFGAVLWMDSSDSPYVFLMGFAGVLYCMYAWWAEVIVEAHQGDHTPVVTIGLRYGFIMFIMSEIMFFAAWFWSFFKHAMYPMGPQSPAIDGQFPPAGIETFDPWHLPLINTLILLCSGAAATWAHHALVHEDNREDVKSGLILAVILGVIFTVFQAYEYGHAAFGLAGNIYGANFFMATGFHGFHVIIGTIFLFICYLRVRRGHFTAKQHIGFEAAAWYWHFVDVVWLFLFAAVYVWGQ, encoded by the coding sequence ATGGCCCATGAAAAGAACCACGACTACCACATCCTACCGCCTTCTGTTTGGCCACTTCTGACAGGGGTTTCTGTCTTTGTTATGCTGTTTGGCGCCGTTCTCTGGATGGATTCCAGCGACAGCCCATACGTCTTCCTGATGGGTTTCGCGGGCGTGTTGTATTGCATGTACGCTTGGTGGGCTGAAGTTATCGTTGAAGCGCACCAAGGCGATCATACGCCGGTTGTCACCATCGGCCTGCGTTATGGTTTCATCATGTTCATCATGTCCGAAATCATGTTCTTTGCCGCTTGGTTCTGGTCTTTCTTTAAGCACGCAATGTACCCAATGGGTCCACAGTCCCCAGCGATTGATGGCCAGTTCCCGCCAGCGGGCATTGAAACGTTCGATCCTTGGCACCTGCCACTGATCAACACGTTGATCCTGTTGTGTTCCGGTGCTGCTGCGACTTGGGCGCACCACGCGCTTGTGCATGAAGACAACCGTGAAGACGTGAAGTCCGGTCTGATCCTTGCGGTCATTCTGGGTGTGATCTTTACTGTGTTCCAAGCTTACGAATATGGCCACGCGGCGTTCGGCCTTGCTGGCAACATCTATGGCGCGAACTTCTTCATGGCGACGGGCTTCCACGGTTTCCACGTGATCATCGGTACGATCTTCCTGTTCATCTGTTACCTGCGCGTTCGTCGCGGTCACTTCACAGCTAAGCAGCACATCGGTTTCGAAGCTGCGGCATGGTACTGGCACTTTGTAGATGTTGTATGGTTGTTCCTGTTTGCAGCCGTCTACGTCTGGGGCCAGTAA
- a CDS encoding GNAT family N-acetyltransferase, which produces MIVRPIEVADHAAWDELYQAYAEFYGVDQTADMRERVFGWLTTHAHEVNGFCAELDGALVGITHYRVFARPLAAATGLFLDDLFVSPDARGTGAAGALIDAVRDVAKSDGHSVVRWITAKDNARARGLYDKIANETAWVTYDLNV; this is translated from the coding sequence TTGATTGTTCGCCCTATTGAAGTTGCAGACCACGCCGCTTGGGATGAGCTCTATCAGGCTTACGCTGAATTCTATGGTGTCGATCAAACAGCAGACATGCGCGAGCGCGTATTTGGATGGCTGACGACTCATGCCCATGAGGTGAATGGGTTCTGCGCTGAGCTGGACGGTGCCCTTGTTGGCATTACTCATTACCGCGTGTTCGCACGGCCCTTAGCCGCCGCGACGGGTCTGTTTCTGGATGACTTGTTCGTCTCGCCAGATGCGCGTGGCACAGGTGCTGCTGGGGCGTTGATTGATGCCGTGCGGGATGTCGCAAAATCAGACGGCCATAGCGTCGTGCGCTGGATTACCGCCAAGGACAATGCACGCGCACGTGGGCTTTATGACAAGATCGCCAACGAAACGGCTTGGGTTACTTACGATCTAAACGTCTGA
- the ptsP gene encoding phosphoenolpyruvate--protein phosphotransferase, translating to MPQGFETESRKLLVRLRDVMASGEAGQARLDEIVRLIANSMSAEVCSIYLFRDDETLELCATEGLQQEAVHQTRMRLGEGLVGRVAKTRRVVNTADAPSERGFRYMPETGEERYSSFCGIPVQRVGETMGVLVVQSRESREYTADEIYALEVVAMVLAEMNELGAFTGEGAAMRARHQEPIMFKGLVGQEGVAGGNVYLHEPRVVVTNVVADDPEVELTRLREAVDSLRISVDEMLTQTATVNNDQKQVLEAYRMFANSRGWMKRMEADIDQGLSAEAAVEKEQSLARTRMQSADSYLRDRLHDLDDLSNRLLRILTGQGRDATGAEMPDNPVLVARNIGPGELLEYGKKIKGIVLEEGSVGSHAAIVARAWAIPLVIRATEITAQALNGDQILVDGDQGIAHLRPDDTVKAAFNDKMAMQTAAQKRYASIRDLPAQTQCGKVISLTMNAGLMADLPSLPSSGAEGVGLFRTELQFLIRSQMPKRAELSALYTRVLDAANGQRVAFRTLDIGSDKVLSYMKPNDEPNPAMGWRAIRVGLEKPGVLRMQLQALIRAANGRPLTVMFPFVAQLEEYRMARAEFDKAMERERILGHPLPSSFEIGAMLETPSLAFAPDVFFQEVDFISIGGNDLKQFFFAADRENERVRRRYDTLNVSFLTFLEQLIARCNAHNTPASFCGEDAGRPIEAVVFAALGLRNLSMRPASIGPVKHLLRRLNLDEVKAVIDESRARGDQSVRSAVTEYLRKQV from the coding sequence ATGCCACAAGGTTTCGAGACTGAAAGCCGCAAGCTACTTGTGCGACTGCGCGATGTTATGGCCAGTGGTGAAGCTGGCCAAGCGCGCTTGGACGAAATCGTGCGCCTTATTGCGAACTCGATGAGCGCAGAGGTCTGTTCTATATACCTTTTTCGCGATGATGAGACACTGGAGCTTTGCGCGACTGAGGGTCTGCAACAAGAAGCGGTGCACCAGACGCGGATGCGTTTGGGCGAAGGTCTTGTAGGGCGGGTCGCGAAAACGCGTCGTGTTGTTAACACTGCAGACGCCCCGTCTGAACGTGGATTTCGCTACATGCCGGAAACGGGCGAAGAGCGGTATTCTAGTTTCTGCGGTATCCCAGTTCAGCGCGTTGGCGAAACGATGGGCGTTCTGGTCGTTCAAAGCCGCGAGTCCCGTGAGTACACAGCAGACGAAATCTACGCCTTAGAAGTCGTCGCAATGGTGCTGGCCGAGATGAATGAGCTTGGCGCCTTTACCGGTGAGGGTGCCGCAATGCGCGCGCGCCATCAGGAACCGATCATGTTCAAGGGACTCGTCGGCCAAGAAGGGGTCGCAGGCGGTAACGTCTATTTGCACGAGCCGCGCGTGGTCGTGACGAACGTGGTTGCAGATGACCCCGAGGTCGAGCTGACACGCCTACGCGAAGCCGTCGATTCATTGCGCATTTCGGTCGATGAAATGCTGACGCAGACGGCGACGGTAAACAACGACCAGAAACAAGTGCTTGAAGCCTACCGCATGTTTGCCAATTCGCGCGGTTGGATGAAGCGGATGGAAGCCGATATTGACCAAGGTCTATCTGCTGAAGCCGCTGTCGAAAAAGAGCAATCCTTAGCGCGCACGCGGATGCAATCGGCCGATAGTTACCTGCGTGATCGCCTCCATGACCTTGATGACCTGTCCAACAGGTTGTTGCGCATTTTGACGGGGCAGGGACGCGATGCCACCGGTGCGGAAATGCCCGATAACCCCGTCCTTGTCGCCCGTAATATCGGCCCGGGTGAATTGCTGGAGTACGGCAAAAAAATCAAAGGCATCGTCCTTGAGGAAGGGTCCGTTGGCAGCCATGCGGCCATCGTCGCGCGTGCTTGGGCGATCCCGCTTGTGATCCGTGCAACAGAAATTACGGCGCAGGCGTTGAACGGCGATCAGATTTTGGTGGACGGGGATCAGGGCATTGCGCACCTGCGTCCTGACGACACCGTTAAGGCTGCGTTTAACGACAAAATGGCGATGCAAACGGCCGCACAGAAACGCTACGCCAGTATCCGTGATCTACCTGCCCAAACGCAGTGTGGGAAAGTGATTTCCCTTACTATGAACGCTGGGTTGATGGCCGACTTGCCCTCTCTTCCGAGTTCGGGTGCCGAAGGTGTCGGGCTTTTCCGGACGGAACTTCAGTTCCTTATCCGCAGCCAAATGCCAAAACGCGCCGAATTATCCGCACTTTACACGCGTGTTCTGGATGCGGCGAATGGTCAACGCGTGGCGTTCCGCACGTTAGATATCGGGTCGGACAAGGTCCTGTCCTACATGAAGCCCAATGACGAACCGAACCCTGCGATGGGCTGGCGTGCGATCCGTGTTGGCCTTGAAAAGCCGGGCGTTTTGCGGATGCAATTGCAGGCGCTTATTCGGGCTGCGAATGGGAGGCCCCTGACGGTGATGTTCCCGTTTGTCGCCCAACTTGAAGAATACCGCATGGCGCGGGCTGAGTTTGACAAAGCGATGGAACGTGAACGTATCCTTGGGCATCCGCTGCCGTCGTCTTTCGAAATCGGCGCGATGCTTGAGACGCCAAGCCTCGCGTTTGCGCCGGACGTGTTCTTTCAAGAGGTCGATTTTATTTCGATTGGCGGCAACGACCTAAAGCAGTTCTTTTTTGCCGCAGATCGCGAAAACGAGCGTGTACGCCGCCGCTATGACACCCTAAACGTAAGCTTCCTGACGTTCTTGGAGCAGCTGATCGCGCGCTGCAACGCGCACAACACACCTGCCAGTTTTTGTGGTGAAGACGCAGGTCGCCCGATTGAAGCTGTGGTTTTTGCAGCACTCGGTTTGCGCAATTTGTCCATGCGTCCCGCGTCGATTGGGCCAGTTAAGCATCTTCTGAGACGCCTGAATTTGGATGAAGTCAAAGCCGTAATCGACGAGTCCCGCGCTCGCGGGGACCAATCTGTTCGTAGTGCAGTTACGGAATACCTGCGCAAACAGGTTTAA
- a CDS encoding aspartate kinase, producing the protein MPVLVMKFGGTSVATVDKIKRAAKKVGVEVAKGYDVIVIVSAMSGETNKLVGFVNDTSPMCDAREYDAIVSSGENVTAGLMALTLQEMDVPARSWQGWQVPVKTTSAHSSARIEEIPTDNINAKFGEGMKVAVVAGFQGVSPEGRITTLGRGGSDTTAVAFAAAFEADRCDIYTDVDGVYTTDPRVTDKARKLDKIAFEEMLELASLGAKVLQTRSVELAMRYKVRLRVLSSFEEQSDEAGTLVCAEEEIMESNVVAGVAFSRDEAKMTLISVADRPGIAAAIFGPLAEAGVNVDMIVQNISEEGRTDMTFSCPIDQVKHAQKAMDEAKARDDINFHDLVADTDVAKVSIVGIGMRSHAGVAAKMFATLRDEGINIKVITTSEIKTSVLVDRKYMELAVQALHDAFELEKAA; encoded by the coding sequence ATGCCAGTTCTGGTGATGAAATTCGGCGGCACATCGGTGGCGACCGTGGACAAGATCAAGCGGGCGGCCAAGAAGGTCGGCGTTGAAGTGGCTAAGGGCTACGATGTGATCGTGATCGTATCGGCCATGTCCGGTGAAACGAACAAACTTGTGGGTTTTGTGAACGACACCTCGCCGATGTGTGATGCGCGCGAATACGACGCGATCGTGAGTTCAGGTGAGAACGTGACGGCAGGTCTAATGGCACTGACGTTGCAAGAAATGGACGTGCCAGCGCGCAGCTGGCAGGGCTGGCAGGTTCCTGTGAAAACCACGTCTGCGCATTCATCGGCGCGGATTGAGGAAATCCCGACAGACAACATCAATGCGAAATTCGGTGAAGGCATGAAAGTAGCCGTTGTCGCAGGCTTCCAAGGGGTCAGCCCCGAAGGACGCATCACAACGCTGGGCCGCGGCGGGTCTGATACGACTGCCGTAGCGTTTGCCGCCGCGTTTGAAGCGGATCGTTGCGATATTTATACAGACGTTGACGGTGTTTACACCACGGACCCACGTGTCACGGATAAGGCACGCAAGCTCGACAAGATCGCGTTTGAAGAGATGCTTGAACTGGCGTCTTTGGGTGCGAAGGTTTTGCAGACACGATCTGTTGAGTTGGCGATGCGCTACAAAGTGCGCTTGCGCGTGCTATCATCATTTGAAGAACAATCTGACGAAGCCGGAACGCTCGTCTGTGCGGAGGAAGAAATCATGGAATCCAATGTAGTAGCTGGCGTGGCGTTTAGCCGTGACGAAGCAAAGATGACGCTTATTTCGGTTGCTGACCGCCCTGGCATCGCGGCTGCGATCTTTGGGCCATTGGCCGAAGCGGGTGTGAACGTCGATATGATCGTTCAAAACATTTCGGAAGAGGGGCGCACAGATATGACGTTCTCTTGCCCGATCGACCAAGTGAAGCACGCGCAAAAGGCGATGGACGAAGCCAAAGCACGGGACGACATCAACTTCCACGATCTGGTTGCTGATACGGATGTTGCAAAGGTTTCGATTGTCGGCATCGGGATGCGATCCCACGCAGGCGTCGCGGCAAAAATGTTTGCGACGTTGCGCGATGAAGGCATCAACATCAAAGTCATCACGACATCTGAAATCAAAACGTCTGTCTTGGTTGACCGCAAGTACATGGAGCTTGCCGTGCAGGCTCTGCATGACGCGTTCGAATTGGAGAAAGCAGCTTGA